The sequence GTTCAAATTGCAACTGAAATGAAGAAAATTTGTGCCCACAAAAAGGATATTGGAATTTTAGCAGTTTATGGTGGAGAGTCTATCGAAAAACAATTGGCCGGGTTGCGTCGACGTCCGCAAATTGTTGTTGGAACACCAGGACGCGTTATGGATCATATGAGAAGAAAAACATTAAAGCTTGGAGCACTTAAAATGTTGGTGCTCGACGAAGCGGATGAGATGCTAAATATGGGCTTTAGAGAAGATATTGATACAATCTTGGAATCGATTCCAGAGAATAGACAATTTTTATTATTTTCTGCGACATTACCAAAAGCCATAATGGAGATTGCAAATAAATATCAAACCAATGCCGTTAAAATAAATACTACAAAAAAACAAGTGACTGTGAAAACAATTTCTCAGCATTATCTAGATGTAAACGAAAAGAAAAAGTCTGAAGTGTTGGCAAGGTTAATAGATTCGAATAACTTTAAGCTGATGCTAGTTTTCTGCAACACCAAAAAGCGAGTGGATGACCTATGCAAAGACCTAATGAGTAGAGGATATAAAGCCGAAGCTCTACATGGAGATATGAAGCAAATTCATAGAGATAGTGTAATGAACAAGTTTAGACGAGGAATAGTAGATATACTCATTGCAACCGACGTTGCAGCGCGCGGAATTGATATCGATGACGTAGATGCGGTATTTAACTATGACCTTCCAATTGATGACGAATACTATGTTCACAGAATAGGTAGAACAGGTAGAGCAAATCGAAAAGGCACATCATATAGCTTTGTATGTGGCAAAGAAATATATAAGCTTCGCCAGATTGAACGCTATACTAATTCCAAAATTACCAAAATTACTATTCCAACAATGGATGACATAAAAGGAAACAAAGTTAATTCGATTTTAGACGAAATTAAAGAGGAAATTAAAGAAGGAAAGATTACAACAAATCTAGCGTTTATAACTCAGATTGCACAAGAACTTAACGCAGAATGCGAAGAATTGGATATCACAAGCACTGAAGTTGCGGCAGCGTTTTTAAATGTAGCTATGAAAAAAATGGTGACGGGATCGAATCCTAGAGTGAAGCTTGCAGATTTGGAACACGAAGATAAAAAAACAACAACGTATGGATACAACGAAAAAGGATATAAGCGTCTATTTATTAATCTAGGAAATAAGGATAAGCTAGAAAGCTCGCAATTAGTAAAATTTGTCGCAAGCAATACTTCTGTATCTGGCAAGGAAATTGGCAAAATCGATATGCTAGATAAGTTTTCATTTTTAGAAGTGCCGGCTAAATATGTTGATGAGCTTATTGCTGTGTTGCCTAAAAAGAAATTTAAGGGTCGAAAAGTTAATATAGAAGTTGCAAATAAGAAGAAGAAAAAATAAGAGACTATAGCATCTGTATAAATTAGTAATATTTAGAAACACTAAGAGGTATTATGAACTACGGAGGTGCGTATGCTAGATATAGCAATTATTGGCAGTGGGCCAGCTGGGTTGTCTGCTGCAATTAATGGAGTAATTAGAAATAAAGAAGTTAAGGTCTTTGGAACTGATCCCGAAAAATCGAGCTATTTGCGAAAAGCTGAAAAAATTGATAACTACCTTGGAATGCCAGGTATAAGCGGAGAAGAAATGATTCGTAAGTTCGTTGAGCATGCCAAGGAAATGGGCGTTCAATTTCATAGCGGAAGAGTTATACAAATTTTTCAAATGGATGACTATTTTACTCTAAATGTAGAAAATGAGTTTATCGATGCCAAGACGATTATTTTGGCCAATGGGATAGTTAATGAAAAAGCCATAGAAGGTGAAACTGAATTTTTGGGAAGAGGCGTGAGCTACTGCGCTACATGTGATGGACCTCTATATAGAGGAAAAACGGCAGTGTTGGTTGGAGATAGCGAAGCAGCAGAAGAAGATGTAAATTATTTAGCAGAGGTTTGTGAGA is a genomic window of Candidatus Epulonipiscium viviparus containing:
- a CDS encoding DEAD/DEAH box helicase, with the translated sequence MNTKLFEELPIIKEIKKAIKDLGFQHTTPIQEEAIPYAIEGKDIIAQAPTGTGKTCAFAIPAIQNIDASVEAVQVLVLCPTRELAVQIATEMKKICAHKKDIGILAVYGGESIEKQLAGLRRRPQIVVGTPGRVMDHMRRKTLKLGALKMLVLDEADEMLNMGFREDIDTILESIPENRQFLLFSATLPKAIMEIANKYQTNAVKINTTKKQVTVKTISQHYLDVNEKKKSEVLARLIDSNNFKLMLVFCNTKKRVDDLCKDLMSRGYKAEALHGDMKQIHRDSVMNKFRRGIVDILIATDVAARGIDIDDVDAVFNYDLPIDDEYYVHRIGRTGRANRKGTSYSFVCGKEIYKLRQIERYTNSKITKITIPTMDDIKGNKVNSILDEIKEEIKEGKITTNLAFITQIAQELNAECEELDITSTEVAAAFLNVAMKKMVTGSNPRVKLADLEHEDKKTTTYGYNEKGYKRLFINLGNKDKLESSQLVKFVASNTSVSGKEIGKIDMLDKFSFLEVPAKYVDELIAVLPKKKFKGRKVNIEVANKKKKK
- a CDS encoding NAD(P)/FAD-dependent oxidoreductase → MLDIAIIGSGPAGLSAAINGVIRNKEVKVFGTDPEKSSYLRKAEKIDNYLGMPGISGEEMIRKFVEHAKEMGVQFHSGRVIQIFQMDDYFTLNVENEFIDAKTIILANGIVNEKAIEGETEFLGRGVSYCATCDGPLYRGKTAVLVGDSEAAEEDVNYLAEVCEKVYYVPLHKKTEKVDSRVEVIHDKPVAIEGEETVKTLKLKDNEELNVNGVFIIKDTVPTTQLLQGIEIVDKAIKVNQYMETNLKGVYAAGDCTGRPFQVAKAVGQGTTAALQAVSYLHKNS